The Thermoflavifilum sp. genome contains a region encoding:
- a CDS encoding RagB/SusD family nutrient uptake outer membrane protein, with translation MKVYHRLYIAGFLLMGIALSSCKHYLDLQPISSFGPETVFGTVENARMAVLGVYQELAGDQGYGIRISMYFPYDDDTYMGASGDGDGDRRDIARYNLTPGNLQIERPFEQLYAGIERANQCIKYIPQMDLYRNGTPQQQAELRRLYGEALTLRAQFYFQLMLNWGDVPAHWVPSADVQNLFEAKTSRDSIYDHILNDLQLAETLVPWRSEISSLGDPNDERITKGAVKGLRARIALFAGGYSLRQDGSMQRRSDYLKYYQIADTECLAIINSGQHSLDPSFQDLWQNQVDAHRIDPYGEIMFQVAMSGGTGATDSKLGYYNGPRLGGKGNSSVYPLPTYFYSFDSLDSRRDVTIAPYWVNADYTIQAQSISTLCDGKFRRDWITNPSFGPTNNAQYFGINWPILRYADVLLMFAEAENEINNGPTPAAINAFLQVRKRAFAGNPSRVGTPPADKQGFFNAIVNERAWEFGGEGIRKYDLIRWNLLGTMLNNTKAALQAMANGQPPYNNLPSKMYYKLNSTTLIWGNSFYQPAPATTPSGYGSVNWVSSSMLTSNSLNKYAEGFTAGKTELFPFPQAIISANPNLVQNPGY, from the coding sequence ATGAAAGTATATCACAGATTATATATCGCAGGGTTCCTCCTGATGGGAATTGCCCTGAGCTCATGTAAGCATTATCTGGATTTGCAACCCATCTCCTCATTCGGTCCAGAGACGGTTTTCGGGACTGTGGAAAATGCGCGTATGGCTGTATTGGGCGTTTATCAGGAATTAGCGGGTGATCAGGGATACGGCATTCGCATCAGCATGTATTTCCCTTATGATGATGATACCTACATGGGTGCCAGCGGTGATGGTGATGGTGATCGACGTGATATAGCCCGATATAACCTGACGCCGGGTAACCTGCAGATTGAGCGGCCTTTTGAACAACTCTATGCCGGCATTGAACGGGCCAATCAATGCATCAAGTATATTCCGCAGATGGATTTATATCGCAACGGTACGCCCCAGCAACAGGCGGAATTACGCAGGCTGTACGGCGAAGCACTCACGCTCAGGGCGCAATTTTATTTTCAATTGATGTTGAACTGGGGTGATGTGCCCGCCCATTGGGTGCCTTCGGCCGATGTACAGAATCTGTTTGAAGCCAAAACCAGTCGCGATAGCATTTACGATCATATTTTGAATGACCTTCAGCTGGCCGAAACCCTCGTGCCGTGGCGGTCGGAAATATCCTCACTGGGCGATCCCAATGATGAGCGCATCACCAAGGGAGCCGTGAAAGGCTTGCGGGCACGTATTGCGCTGTTTGCAGGCGGCTATTCCCTGCGTCAGGATGGGAGCATGCAACGTCGTTCCGATTATTTGAAATACTATCAGATTGCCGATACGGAATGCCTGGCTATCATCAACTCGGGCCAGCATAGCCTGGATCCAAGCTTCCAGGATCTCTGGCAGAATCAAGTTGATGCCCACCGCATAGATCCTTATGGTGAAATTATGTTCCAGGTGGCCATGAGCGGTGGAACCGGAGCTACGGATAGTAAGCTGGGTTATTACAATGGACCTCGCTTGGGTGGTAAGGGTAATTCCAGCGTATATCCCCTGCCAACCTATTTTTATTCTTTTGATTCGCTTGATAGCCGAAGAGATGTAACCATTGCACCTTATTGGGTAAATGCCGATTATACCATTCAGGCTCAGTCGATCAGTACCCTTTGCGATGGAAAATTCAGACGCGATTGGATTACCAATCCATCATTCGGACCGACAAACAATGCCCAGTATTTTGGGATCAACTGGCCCATATTGCGTTATGCTGACGTGTTGTTGATGTTTGCCGAAGCAGAAAATGAAATCAACAACGGGCCTACTCCTGCTGCTATAAATGCCTTCCTGCAGGTGCGTAAAAGAGCATTTGCTGGTAATCCCTCTCGTGTGGGCACGCCTCCTGCCGATAAACAGGGATTTTTCAATGCCATCGTCAATGAACGGGCATGGGAATTTGGCGGCGAAGGTATTCGTAAATATGATTTAATTCGGTGGAATCTGTTGGGCACCATGTTGAACAATACGAAGGCTGCACTGCAGGCCATGGCCAATGGTCAGCCGCCCTACAATAATTTGCCCAGCAAAATGTATTACAAGCTCAATTCCACAACTCTGATCTGGGGCAATTCGTTTTATCAACCAGCACCTGCCACCACGCCTTCGGGTTATGGAAGTGTGAACTGGGTGAGCTCCAGCATGCTTACATCGAACAGCCTGAATAAATATGCCGAAGGATTTACAGCTGGCAAAACCGAATTGTTCCCATTCCCGCAGGCGATTATCAGTGCTAATCCCAATCTGGTGCAAAATCCCGGCTATTAA
- a CDS encoding DUF5123 domain-containing protein — protein MKKYVSIYALAAALLILGLMNACQKKPVDYFYPSRIFTPTSVSILAYDTLVNISWPASLYTQTMHVTYTVQIGRDSTFQSGADFTLVADTNFIVVTDDTLADRVKYFVRVRANATGGADSSNWVYATSSFTLTGVQIFGAILNSDILDNAVRLNWKPTPGVNLIVLTDTNGDTMHVNISSTDNANGMIIINGLKPGTTYTAQIFAGTKSKGLISFTTKPALSGNIIDLRGITGRPTVLYDTLPQIPSGSIVLLARGQTYTIPSTYTFDRTVTIMSGMGFSTPAVLQLSSNFDATGKIDSLRFSDLVIATSGAQYFMNVGNTATIGTLSLVNCTTQGVFTNSLVRLKTANDTIRKLYVNNCIFDSIGIQSKYAVFYANASSSAEIDQIEIHNSTFYNFYYFIRQDNVHPSSCLIDHCTFNAFINQGGYFINYTYFPATFVLSNNIFGSTLDPSNANWIKSTPNLTVTNCFYTTDCVFSANSIYGATAYNGSSTALFRSPSTGDFTLMDASFASGYKAGDPRWLP, from the coding sequence ATGAAAAAATATGTTTCGATATACGCGCTCGCAGCGGCCCTCCTGATCTTAGGATTGATGAATGCCTGTCAGAAAAAGCCCGTTGACTATTTTTATCCGAGCCGCATCTTCACGCCCACATCGGTCAGTATTCTGGCTTATGATACGCTGGTGAATATTTCCTGGCCGGCTTCATTATATACCCAAACTATGCATGTGACCTATACGGTGCAAATCGGCCGGGATTCTACTTTTCAATCGGGTGCCGATTTTACCCTGGTAGCCGATACGAATTTTATTGTGGTGACCGATGATACGCTGGCCGACCGGGTGAAATATTTCGTGCGGGTGCGCGCCAATGCCACCGGAGGAGCCGATTCATCGAACTGGGTATATGCCACGAGTTCGTTTACACTCACCGGCGTACAGATTTTTGGTGCAATACTGAATTCAGATATTCTGGATAATGCGGTCAGGCTCAACTGGAAGCCCACACCTGGCGTCAATCTCATCGTACTTACCGATACCAACGGCGATACGATGCATGTAAATATCAGCAGCACGGATAATGCCAATGGGATGATTATTATCAATGGCTTAAAGCCGGGCACCACTTATACGGCGCAAATATTTGCCGGTACCAAAAGCAAAGGCCTCATCAGCTTTACCACCAAGCCGGCATTGAGTGGAAATATCATCGACTTACGCGGCATCACGGGCAGGCCTACCGTGTTGTATGATACCCTGCCTCAGATTCCCTCGGGCAGCATCGTGCTGCTGGCGCGCGGGCAAACCTATACCATTCCTTCCACCTACACGTTCGACCGCACCGTAACCATCATGAGCGGCATGGGCTTCAGTACGCCTGCGGTCTTGCAGCTGAGCAGTAATTTTGATGCCACTGGAAAAATAGATTCGCTGCGGTTTTCTGATCTGGTGATTGCCACCAGTGGAGCGCAGTATTTCATGAATGTGGGAAATACTGCTACCATCGGTACATTAAGTCTGGTCAACTGCACGACACAGGGCGTATTTACCAATTCCCTGGTTCGTTTGAAAACAGCCAACGATACGATTCGCAAACTTTATGTAAACAATTGTATTTTCGATAGCATCGGCATTCAGTCAAAATATGCGGTGTTTTATGCCAATGCCAGTTCCAGCGCAGAAATCGACCAGATTGAGATTCACAACAGCACATTTTATAATTTCTATTATTTCATCCGCCAGGATAATGTGCATCCCAGTTCATGTTTGATTGATCATTGTACGTTTAATGCCTTTATCAATCAGGGTGGATATTTCATCAATTACACCTATTTCCCAGCGACCTTTGTGCTATCGAATAACATTTTTGGTAGCACACTCGATCCGTCGAATGCCAACTGGATTAAATCCACGCCCAACCTGACCGTAACCAATTGTTTTTACACCACTGATTGCGTATTTAGTGCCAACAGCATCTATGGCGCTACGGCCTACAATGGTTCATCCACGGCTTTGTTCCGCTCGCCATCCACGGGCGATTTCACGCTCATGGACGCCAGTTTTGCTTCGGGATATAAGGCCGGCGATCCACGCTGGTTGCCGTAA
- a CDS encoding pectate lyase produces MLLWCGGMVMLALHGGCKKAAAPPSSSSSPAQVGEPYLAFPGAEGGGRLAWGGRGGDVYEVTNLNDSGPGSLRDALSAGHRTIVFRVSGIIYLKSPLKITHDSITIAGQTAPGAGICIAGYTVSLQANHLIIRYLRCRLGDIDRYPDDAMHANGGGYHDIIVDHCSLSWSIDETGSFYDIKNFTLQWCILSESLYHSYHLKGDHGYGGIWGGYMASFHHNLLADHTSRNPRFNGSRYTGKPDAEIVDFRNNVIYNWGNINSAYGGEGGHYNMVNNYYKPGPATPGNLTVSSSKNLRNRILQYTSYYYASDAAVYPDTLWGGQFYIHGNVVEGYPDVSADNWTQGVQPDGYYRAQQLMQQARVDTPFPYAPVRTQSAQDAYQSVLDSAGAILPRRDAIDQRIVEEVRTGTAHYEGAAYAQINATGITHPSGIIDSQNDVGGYPDYPSATPPVDSDHDGMPDDWEIAHGLNPHDPSDRNLYTLDKHYTNLEVYLNSLTGMQ; encoded by the coding sequence ATGCTTCTATGGTGTGGCGGGATGGTCATGCTCGCATTGCATGGTGGATGTAAAAAAGCTGCAGCTCCACCGTCATCCAGCTCCAGTCCGGCTCAGGTGGGTGAGCCTTATCTGGCTTTCCCCGGAGCCGAAGGGGGTGGAAGGCTGGCCTGGGGCGGCCGGGGTGGCGATGTATATGAGGTCACCAACCTGAATGATAGCGGCCCCGGCAGCTTGCGCGATGCACTGAGTGCCGGGCATCGTACCATCGTGTTTCGCGTGTCGGGAATCATTTATCTGAAAAGTCCCTTGAAAATCACGCACGACAGCATCACCATTGCCGGACAAACCGCTCCCGGAGCGGGTATCTGCATTGCCGGATATACCGTTTCCCTGCAGGCCAATCATCTCATCATCCGTTACCTGCGTTGCCGGCTGGGCGATATTGATCGATATCCGGACGATGCCATGCATGCCAATGGCGGCGGCTATCACGACATCATCGTCGATCATTGTTCGCTGAGCTGGTCAATCGATGAGACGGGCAGCTTTTACGACATCAAAAACTTTACCTTGCAATGGTGCATCCTGAGCGAAAGCCTGTATCATTCCTATCATCTCAAAGGCGATCATGGCTACGGCGGCATCTGGGGCGGGTATATGGCCAGCTTTCACCATAATCTGCTGGCCGATCATACCAGTCGAAATCCCCGGTTTAATGGCAGTCGATATACCGGCAAGCCCGATGCTGAAATAGTGGATTTCCGCAACAATGTCATTTATAACTGGGGCAATATCAATTCGGCCTACGGGGGTGAAGGCGGACATTACAACATGGTGAACAACTATTATAAACCCGGCCCCGCCACGCCCGGTAATCTCACGGTAAGCAGCAGTAAGAATTTGCGGAACCGTATTTTGCAATATACCAGTTATTATTACGCTTCCGATGCAGCCGTTTATCCCGATACCTTATGGGGCGGACAGTTTTATATCCATGGCAATGTAGTGGAAGGCTATCCCGATGTTTCGGCCGATAACTGGACCCAAGGCGTGCAACCCGATGGTTATTATCGGGCCCAGCAACTCATGCAGCAGGCGCGTGTTGATACGCCTTTCCCTTATGCTCCCGTGCGTACACAATCTGCGCAGGATGCTTATCAGTCGGTTCTCGACAGTGCAGGTGCCATCCTGCCGCGGCGCGATGCCATTGATCAACGTATTGTGGAGGAAGTGCGTACAGGCACGGCGCATTATGAAGGCGCAGCCTATGCACAAATCAATGCCACAGGTATTACGCATCCTTCGGGCATCATTGATTCGCAAAACGACGTGGGTGGATATCCTGATTATCCTTCGGCAACTCCGCCCGTGGATAGCGACCACGACGGTATGCCCGATGATTGGGAAATCGCGCATGGACTGAATCCGCACGATCCGTCGGATCGGAATCTCTATACTTTAGATAAGCATTATACCAATCTGGAAGTGTATTTGAATAGCTTAACGGGTATGCAATAA
- a CDS encoding SGNH/GDSL hydrolase family protein: MFLKTLWILGMMACWGLLQPAVPIQVVCFGDSITHGAEVDGHSWVWMLQQQHATNQWQFINAGRNGRKTADKQELLPVLQQYPHAAFYLIFLGVNDLKNASSAQVDSCVRNMQWMIDRIREVNPQASIVILSPCNVNLHTMSALNRQKQYNIRTQQALFQLEKQYRRLARRTHTGFLSLLHVVAPEHYVDGLHPDLAGQQEIADAVWTYLTHHFPQTFHT, translated from the coding sequence ATGTTCTTAAAAACCTTATGGATACTGGGCATGATGGCATGCTGGGGTTTACTACAACCCGCTGTGCCGATTCAGGTGGTTTGTTTCGGCGATTCCATTACCCATGGAGCCGAGGTAGATGGGCATAGCTGGGTATGGATGCTGCAACAGCAACATGCAACGAATCAATGGCAGTTCATCAATGCCGGACGCAATGGAAGAAAAACAGCCGATAAACAGGAGCTGTTGCCCGTATTGCAACAGTACCCGCATGCAGCATTTTATTTGATTTTCCTCGGTGTAAATGATCTGAAAAACGCTTCATCCGCCCAGGTTGATAGCTGTGTACGCAACATGCAATGGATGATCGATCGGATTCGAGAAGTCAATCCACAGGCCAGCATCGTTATTTTATCTCCCTGCAATGTGAATCTGCACACGATGTCGGCGCTAAACCGGCAGAAACAATACAATATCCGTACGCAGCAAGCCTTATTTCAGCTGGAAAAACAGTACCGCCGGCTCGCCAGACGCACGCATACCGGCTTTTTGTCGTTATTGCATGTGGTTGCTCCGGAGCATTATGTTGACGGCCTGCATCCCGATCTGGCCGGCCAGCAAGAAATTGCAGATGCTGTATGGACATACCTCACCCATCATTTTCCCCAAACCTTTCATACATGA
- a CDS encoding pectinesterase family protein: MKTYLLFLCMISGFHQGCQHIDHASYPHPGRESISRTLVVARDGSGDFTSVQAAIAAVPDSTTDSTYIYIKNGVYREKIIIPASKRFIKLVGQNVDSVILVYDDYASKPDSTGRPIGTSGSASVYIYASDVVAENITFQNDAGPVGQAVAAYVAGDRVYFYHCRFLGFQDTLYTGNPELSQSRQYYRDCEIEGTTDFIFGSATAVFDHCVIYCKAGGHYITAASTPQGHLYGYVFLHCHITGNAPPHSFYLGRPWRPYARVVFLYCQLDDMIAPEGWSNWHDTQNYLTAYYAEYQNTGPGYQPQQRVSWAHQLTDEEAAHYTPAEIFGDWHPMDE; encoded by the coding sequence ATGAAAACCTACCTGCTTTTCTTATGCATGATCTCCGGTTTTCATCAGGGTTGTCAACATATTGACCATGCTTCATATCCACATCCCGGGCGCGAATCGATAAGCAGGACCCTGGTTGTAGCCAGAGATGGGAGTGGCGACTTCACCAGTGTGCAGGCCGCCATAGCTGCGGTTCCTGATTCAACAACCGATAGCACTTACATTTATATCAAAAACGGCGTGTATCGAGAAAAAATCATCATTCCCGCCAGCAAACGATTCATCAAGCTGGTAGGGCAAAATGTAGATAGTGTGATCCTGGTATATGATGATTATGCTAGTAAACCGGATAGCACCGGCAGGCCGATAGGCACTTCCGGATCGGCGAGTGTGTATATTTATGCCAGCGATGTGGTGGCGGAAAATATCACATTTCAAAACGATGCCGGGCCGGTAGGACAGGCCGTGGCGGCTTATGTGGCTGGCGATAGGGTATATTTTTATCATTGTCGTTTTCTTGGTTTTCAGGATACCCTCTACACAGGTAACCCTGAACTGAGCCAGAGCCGGCAATATTACCGGGATTGTGAAATTGAAGGGACGACCGATTTTATTTTCGGCTCAGCTACCGCCGTATTCGATCATTGTGTGATTTACTGTAAGGCCGGCGGGCATTATATCACGGCTGCTTCCACGCCGCAGGGCCATCTTTATGGCTATGTATTTCTGCATTGCCATATCACCGGAAATGCGCCTCCACATTCGTTTTATTTAGGACGCCCATGGCGACCTTATGCACGTGTGGTATTTCTCTATTGCCAGTTAGATGATATGATTGCACCCGAAGGATGGAGCAACTGGCACGATACACAGAATTATTTAACAGCTTACTATGCAGAATATCAAAACACAGGTCCCGGATATCAGCCCCAGCAGCGGGTTTCATGGGCACATCAATTGACGGATGAAGAAGCCGCACATTATACACCAGCTGAAATCTTTGGTGACTGGCATCCGATGGATGAATAA
- a CDS encoding pectinesterase family protein produces the protein MKNLSFVLLLLLAVSQMGLSGYAQGVATAPVKKYDYVVSPDGTGDFTSIQAAIEACKSFPDEPIRIFIKKGIYHEKVFIPEWNPKIVLIGEVRDSTIIDYDDYFNKINKGPNSTFYTPTVLVQGNDFYAENITFKNSAGAVGQAIALAVDADRCVFVHCRIIGNQDALYVTGEHYRQYFRHCEIEGTTDFIFGQATALFDSCVMVCKANSFITAASTPADARFGLVFRHCTIQAVPGVHQVYLGRPWRKYARTVFIDCQMGDFIRPEGWDNWRNPANEKTVFYAEYHSTGPGAKPEQRVKWAHQLSDRQAAAYTISQIFTTRGNTWIPQ, from the coding sequence ATGAAAAACTTAAGCTTCGTATTGCTATTGCTGCTGGCTGTATCTCAGATGGGTTTATCCGGATATGCACAAGGCGTTGCCACTGCGCCAGTGAAAAAATATGATTATGTAGTATCTCCCGATGGAACGGGCGATTTTACTTCCATTCAGGCGGCGATTGAAGCTTGTAAATCGTTTCCTGATGAGCCCATCCGTATTTTCATCAAAAAAGGGATCTATCATGAAAAGGTTTTCATCCCAGAATGGAATCCGAAGATTGTTTTGATAGGCGAAGTGCGCGACAGCACCATCATTGATTACGACGATTATTTCAACAAAATCAATAAAGGCCCCAACAGCACTTTTTATACGCCTACAGTGCTGGTACAGGGCAATGATTTTTATGCGGAGAATATCACTTTTAAAAACAGTGCGGGAGCGGTCGGTCAGGCCATCGCCCTGGCGGTGGATGCCGACCGATGTGTGTTTGTACATTGTCGGATCATCGGAAATCAAGATGCTTTATATGTTACCGGTGAGCACTACAGGCAATATTTTCGCCATTGTGAAATTGAAGGCACAACCGATTTTATATTCGGACAGGCTACAGCCCTTTTCGATAGCTGTGTGATGGTATGTAAAGCCAACTCATTTATTACAGCGGCTTCTACGCCTGCAGATGCCCGATTTGGCTTGGTTTTCCGTCATTGTACCATTCAAGCCGTGCCGGGCGTGCATCAGGTCTATCTGGGCCGACCCTGGCGTAAATATGCCAGAACCGTATTTATAGATTGCCAGATGGGCGATTTTATCCGTCCGGAAGGCTGGGATAACTGGCGTAATCCAGCCAATGAAAAAACCGTGTTTTACGCTGAATATCATTCTACCGGTCCGGGTGCAAAGCCAGAGCAACGGGTGAAATGGGCGCATCAACTCAGCGACCGTCAGGCGGCGGCTTATACCATTTCGCAAATTTTTACAACACGCGGCAACACCTGGATTCCGCAATAG
- a CDS encoding glycoside hydrolase 43 family protein: MQKMIGTRRRYKHWCFTWGIIWMLPAVACAQHLQADDTAVWTPDLGNVKYRNPVIYADYSDPDVCRVGNDYYLVASSFDAVPGLPILHSRDLVNWTIIGHALPRLIPEDHFAKTQHGNGVWAPAIRYHNDSFYVYFPDPDFGIYLVKARHPQGPWTRPQLVMKGPGVIDPCPFWDNDGQAYLIHAYAGSRAGIKSILVIHKMNRAGTQVIDKGVIVYDGHGIDPTIEGPKLYKRHGYYYIFAPAGGVPQGYQLVLRSKHIYGPYERKVVMHQGNTSINGPHQGAWVQTPDGKQDWFIHFSDRGAYGRITYLEPMKWVNDWPIIGVDQNGDGIGEPVETYTTPHVGKIYPLRVPQTSDDFRAHELGLQWQWQANPDPTWYYLKAAGGLRLYARPMPRQARNLWDVPNILMQKFPAPAFCVTTKIHFYPLQVGDQAGMVIMGTSYARLSVEQQSDGLHLMYVTCTHADEGHAEQIQVNDPLRDSTLWLRVRVDSPAICTFSYSLNGKDFIPIPGSFIAQPGKWIGAKVGIYCIGKQKSNDAGFADVDEFRVTPATD; the protein is encoded by the coding sequence ATGCAAAAAATGATTGGCACGCGCAGGAGGTATAAGCATTGGTGCTTCACATGGGGTATCATCTGGATGTTACCTGCTGTTGCCTGTGCACAGCATCTACAGGCAGATGATACGGCTGTCTGGACACCCGATCTGGGGAATGTGAAGTACAGAAATCCCGTGATTTATGCTGATTATTCCGATCCGGATGTCTGCCGGGTAGGGAATGATTATTATCTGGTGGCATCGAGTTTCGATGCAGTGCCCGGTTTGCCTATCCTGCATAGTCGCGATCTGGTGAACTGGACCATAATCGGACATGCCTTGCCTCGATTGATTCCAGAGGATCATTTCGCTAAAACCCAGCATGGCAATGGTGTGTGGGCGCCCGCCATCCGCTATCACAACGATTCATTTTACGTGTATTTCCCCGATCCGGATTTTGGGATTTATCTGGTCAAGGCCCGCCATCCGCAAGGGCCGTGGACAAGGCCTCAGCTCGTGATGAAAGGGCCTGGTGTGATCGACCCCTGTCCATTCTGGGATAATGATGGACAGGCATATCTCATTCATGCCTATGCCGGCAGCCGTGCAGGCATTAAAAGTATTCTGGTTATCCATAAAATGAATCGTGCCGGCACGCAGGTGATCGACAAAGGGGTGATTGTGTACGATGGGCATGGCATCGATCCCACCATCGAAGGTCCGAAATTGTACAAACGTCATGGATATTACTACATCTTCGCACCGGCAGGGGGCGTACCACAGGGCTACCAGCTGGTATTGCGGTCAAAACATATTTATGGTCCTTACGAACGAAAGGTGGTCATGCACCAGGGCAATACCTCCATCAATGGCCCCCATCAGGGTGCATGGGTACAGACACCCGACGGCAAGCAGGACTGGTTTATTCATTTCAGCGATCGGGGTGCATACGGCAGGATTACTTATCTCGAGCCTATGAAGTGGGTCAACGATTGGCCTATCATCGGTGTGGATCAGAATGGCGATGGCATAGGCGAACCCGTGGAAACCTATACCACGCCTCATGTCGGAAAAATTTATCCGCTGCGGGTACCCCAGACTTCCGATGATTTTCGTGCACATGAATTGGGCTTGCAATGGCAATGGCAGGCCAATCCCGATCCTACGTGGTACTACCTGAAAGCCGCGGGGGGCCTGCGTCTTTACGCCCGACCCATGCCCCGGCAAGCCCGCAATCTGTGGGATGTGCCCAACATCCTCATGCAAAAATTTCCCGCACCCGCATTTTGTGTAACCACAAAAATCCATTTTTATCCTTTGCAGGTGGGCGACCAGGCCGGTATGGTGATCATGGGTACCAGCTATGCCCGTTTATCTGTTGAACAACAATCCGATGGCCTGCACCTGATGTATGTTACCTGTACCCATGCCGACGAAGGTCATGCCGAACAGATCCAGGTCAATGATCCCCTGCGCGACAGCACCCTGTGGCTGCGTGTGAGGGTCGATTCACCGGCCATCTGCACCTTCAGTTACAGCCTGAATGGAAAAGATTTTATTCCCATACCCGGCAGCTTCATCGCACAGCCGGGCAAGTGGATCGGCGCTAAGGTGGGCATCTATTGTATAGGTAAACAAAAAAGTAACGACGCAGGATTTGCGGATGTAGATGAATTCCGCGTAACACCAGCGACTGATTGA
- a CDS encoding lycopene cyclase family protein translates to MRQHALSYDIVIAGMGCAGLSLAMRLIHAHFLSSFSILLIDVAPKQENDRTWCFWEDQPGWFEPIVYHRWTKAQLHTEQHILHMQLQPFAYKMIRGIDFYRYAHEQLQQARNNNPDRRIDYLYEPVLQMEREEQYAIVHTTQHRVQAKYVFYSLLSSIPPASYRYFLWQHFRGWFVHMHASVFDPECMVLMDFRVPQQEATAFMYVLPFSDCDALIEYTVFSPHLLDAQVYDACIRNYLQTHYPGLTYDITEIEKGAIPMTDYAFPTATGTLIPIGTAGGQTKASTGYTFSFIQRHSDALIKAWEKTGKPLVKSTLHERAFRWYDQLLLHVLQHRLYPGDALFLQLFQNNSTPTVLRFLSNQSSWAEDIRIIASLPTKPFLKALLSIR, encoded by the coding sequence TTGCGACAACATGCACTTTCATACGATATTGTGATTGCAGGCATGGGATGTGCCGGGCTCAGTCTGGCCATGCGATTGATCCATGCCCATTTTTTATCCTCTTTCAGCATTCTGCTGATTGATGTAGCGCCCAAGCAAGAAAACGACCGCACCTGGTGTTTCTGGGAAGATCAACCGGGATGGTTCGAACCCATCGTCTATCATCGCTGGACAAAAGCACAACTACATACCGAGCAGCATATCCTACATATGCAGCTTCAGCCATTCGCTTACAAAATGATTCGTGGCATTGATTTTTATCGATATGCCCACGAACAACTGCAACAGGCCAGAAACAATAATCCTGACAGAAGAATCGATTATCTGTATGAGCCCGTTCTTCAGATGGAAAGGGAAGAACAGTATGCAATTGTACACACCACCCAGCACCGCGTTCAGGCGAAATATGTTTTCTACAGCCTTTTATCCAGTATTCCTCCAGCGTCTTACCGATATTTTCTCTGGCAGCATTTCAGGGGATGGTTCGTGCATATGCATGCATCGGTGTTCGATCCGGAATGCATGGTTCTGATGGATTTCCGCGTGCCCCAGCAGGAAGCTACGGCTTTTATGTATGTACTTCCCTTCTCTGATTGTGATGCCCTGATAGAATACACCGTATTTTCTCCACATTTACTTGATGCACAGGTCTATGATGCCTGCATTCGCAACTACCTGCAAACACATTATCCCGGGCTCACTTACGATATCACTGAAATAGAGAAAGGCGCAATACCCATGACCGATTATGCTTTTCCTACAGCCACGGGTACGTTGATCCCTATTGGTACGGCCGGTGGGCAAACCAAAGCTTCTACCGGTTATACGTTTAGCTTCATTCAAAGGCATAGCGATGCGCTTATAAAAGCCTGGGAAAAAACGGGTAAGCCCCTTGTAAAATCCACATTGCATGAGCGTGCTTTTCGCTGGTATGATCAATTGTTGCTACATGTGCTTCAACACAGGCTGTATCCGGGTGATGCGTTGTTCTTGCAATTGTTTCAAAACAATTCCACACCCACAGTATTACGCTTTTTATCAAATCAATCGAGCTGGGCTGAAGATATACGCATCATCGCCTCACTGCCTACAAAGCCTTTTCTTAAAGCGCTGCTCTCGATCCGGTGA
- a CDS encoding sterol desaturase family protein, with the protein MLELFVYLLIVAATFLFMEGVAWFTHKYVMHGFLWVLHKDHHQKEPGFFEKNDAFFLIFAIPSFLSLFFGATRHIGWLAAIGVGILIYGIAYFLVHDVIIHQRFKWFTHSRNRYIRVLRWAHKMHHKHLEKHDGESFGMLIVAKKYWDKVKHDDEIAAARPSTRVAK; encoded by the coding sequence ATGCTTGAGCTGTTCGTATACTTGTTGATTGTAGCGGCCACGTTTTTGTTCATGGAAGGTGTGGCCTGGTTCACCCACAAATATGTGATGCATGGATTTTTGTGGGTGTTGCACAAAGATCATCATCAGAAAGAACCCGGTTTTTTTGAAAAAAACGATGCCTTTTTTCTCATTTTTGCTATCCCCAGTTTTTTAAGTCTGTTTTTTGGTGCAACACGGCATATAGGCTGGCTGGCCGCAATAGGTGTGGGCATTTTAATCTATGGCATTGCGTATTTCCTGGTGCATGATGTCATCATTCACCAGCGGTTTAAATGGTTTACGCACTCCCGCAATCGATATATTCGGGTGTTGCGCTGGGCGCATAAAATGCACCACAAGCACCTGGAAAAACACGATGGCGAATCATTCGGCATGTTGATCGTCGCTAAAAAATACTGGGATAAGGTTAAACACGATGACGAGATAGCTGCTGCTCGTCCTTCTACCAGGGTTGCCAAGTAG